Proteins found in one Chitinivorax tropicus genomic segment:
- a CDS encoding GlxA family transcriptional regulator — protein sequence MTPRHLYFILTPRFALLDFAGPAEAFRIANGFGARFVTHIAAPVVSLQCSIGLRHDGLSPLPEPLSCENSLVILTGTTCSAIDYQQPEAQQVVDWLKRVVTPEHCLATVCSATQLAARAGLLDGRVCTTHHSVVDRLRMLAPTAKVLEDRVFVEDGPIATAAGITAGIDLALYLIERHAGAAIAQQTAREMVVYMRRSGQDPQLSPYLAHRNHLHPVIHKAQDLISQDPAHPWQLESLAKAVNVSARNLTRLFKEHTGVTVNDYQLSIRLAHARSLLESTRQPIERVAELAGFGSARDFRRAWSRLHPESPLMYRRSLDGAK from the coding sequence ATGACTCCACGGCATCTCTATTTCATCTTGACCCCACGCTTTGCGCTGCTGGATTTCGCCGGGCCAGCGGAAGCATTCCGTATTGCCAATGGATTTGGTGCCCGGTTTGTGACCCATATCGCCGCGCCGGTCGTCAGCCTACAGTGCTCCATCGGGTTGCGTCATGATGGCCTATCGCCGCTGCCTGAGCCGCTGTCTTGCGAAAATAGCTTGGTCATCCTGACCGGCACGACTTGCTCGGCCATCGACTACCAGCAGCCAGAGGCTCAGCAAGTCGTGGATTGGCTCAAGCGGGTCGTGACACCGGAGCATTGCCTGGCGACGGTGTGCTCTGCTACCCAACTGGCGGCCCGGGCGGGCTTGCTGGATGGGCGCGTCTGCACTACCCACCATAGTGTGGTGGATCGGCTGCGGATGTTAGCGCCCACCGCCAAAGTGCTGGAGGATCGCGTATTCGTTGAGGATGGCCCAATTGCGACCGCCGCTGGCATCACGGCAGGTATCGACCTGGCGCTCTATCTGATCGAGCGCCACGCCGGGGCGGCCATTGCCCAGCAAACCGCCCGCGAGATGGTGGTATACATGCGGCGAAGCGGCCAAGACCCGCAGCTGTCGCCGTATCTAGCCCATCGCAATCACCTGCACCCAGTGATCCACAAAGCACAGGACCTGATCAGCCAGGACCCGGCTCACCCCTGGCAGTTGGAAAGCCTGGCTAAGGCAGTCAATGTCAGCGCACGCAATCTGACGCGATTGTTCAAAGAGCACACCGGGGTGACCGTGAACGATTACCAACTGTCCATTCGCCTGGCGCACGCCCGCAGCTTGTTGGAGAGCACCCGACAGCCCATCGAGCGGGTTGCCGAGCTGGCGGGTTTCGGCTCTGCCCGAGACTTCCGCCGGGCCTGGTCACGCCTGCACCCGGAAAGCCCGTTGATGTATCGGCGGTCGCTGGATGGTGCCAAGTAG